The Zingiber officinale cultivar Zhangliang chromosome 9A, Zo_v1.1, whole genome shotgun sequence genome window below encodes:
- the LOC122018867 gene encoding glyceraldehyde-3-phosphate dehydrogenase 2, cytosolic yields the protein MAKIKIGINGFGRIGRLVARVALQSEDVELVAVNDPFITTDYMTYMFKYDTVHGQWKHHEIKVKDSKTLLFGEKEVTVFGIRNPEEIPWGETGADFVVESTGVFTDKDKAAAHLKGGAKKVIISAPSKDAPMFVVGVNEHTYTSDIDIVSNASCTTNCLAPLAKVIHDKFGIVEGLMTTVHSITATQKTVDGPSSKDWRGGRAASFNIIPSSTGAAKAVGKVLPALNGKLTGMAFRVPTVDVSVVDLTVRLEKAASYEQIKAAIKEESEGKLKGILGYVEEDLVSTDFLGDSRSSIFDAKAGIALNDNFVKVVSWYDNEWGYSTRVIDLIRHIAKTK from the exons ATGG CCAAGATCAAGATCGGCATCAATG GTTTTGGTAGGATTGGGCGATTGGTCGCCAGAGTCGCGCTCCAGAGTGAGGATGTGGAACTCGTTGCCGTCAATGATCCATTCATTACCACCGATTACATG ACATACATGTTTAAATATGATACTGTGCATGGGCAATGGAAGCATCACGAGATAAAAGTGAAGGATTCCAAGACCCTTCTTTTTGGAGAGAAAGAGGTTACTGTCTTTGGCATCAG GAATCCTGAGGAGATTCCTTGGGGTGAGACTGGAGCTGACTTCGTTGTGGAGTCTACTGGTGTCTTTACAGACAAGGACAAAGCTGCTGCTCACTTGAAG GGTGGTGCCAAGAAAGTCATCATTtctgctccaagcaaggatgcacCCATGTTTGTGGTGGGAGTGAATGAACATACATACACATCTGACATTGACATCGTCTCCAATGCTAGTTGCACCACCAATTGCCTTGCTCCTCTTGCCAAG GTTATCCATGACAAATTTGGAATTGTTGAAGGTTTGATGACGACTGTGCATTCCATCACTG CCACTCAAAAAACTGTTGATGGACCGTCTAGCAAGGATTGGAGGGGTGGACGAGCTGCAAGTTTTAACATCATTCCCAGCAGCACTGGTGCGGCTAAG GCTGTAGGAAAAGTGTTACCTGCTTTGAATGGAAAGTTGACTGGTATGGCTTTCCGCGTTCCAACTGTAGATGTGTCTGTTGTGGATCTCACTGTCAGGCTCGAGAAAGCTGCTTCTTATGAGCAGATAAAGGCTGCCATCAA GGAAGAATCAGAGGGAAAGCTGAAGGGCATCTTGGGTTACGTAGAAGAGGATTTGGTCTCCACTGACTTTTTGGGCGATAGCAG GTCAAGCATTTTTGATGCAAAGGCAGGTATTGCTCTGAACGACAACTTTGTCAAAGTTGTATCTTGGTATGACAATGAGTGGGGCTACAG CACACGCGTCATTGACCTTATCCGTCATATTGCCAAAACTAAGTGA